ATGCATTGGCGCGCACCCAGGTACGTGGGCCAGAGGCACAAGCCACACTGGCACCCGAGCCTTTGGGCACAATTGGCGGGCGCTACCGGCTGGATAAGCTCTTGGCCTCGGGCGGGGCGGGCATGGTGTACCAAGGGTTCGACCTGCGCCTGGAGCGCGCCGTGGCCATTAAAAAATTACTGGGGCACCTGGAGCAAGACGCCGCCATGCTTGCGCGCTTTAAAATTGAAGCCACAAGTTTGGCCCAGCTAAACCACCCCAATATTTTGCAGGTCTACGACCTCATTGAAGACCGCGGCAACCACTGGCTGATTGTAGAGTGGATGACCGGCGGCACCCTGGCGCACAAAATTCACGCAAGCGGCAAGCTGCCGCTGACTCAGGCCCTTGGCATTGCCCGGCAAATCGCCGAGGGGCTGCAACAGGCCCATGCAAAGGGCATAGTGCACCGCGATATCAAACCGGAAAACATTTTGTTTAACCCCGGCGGCCAGGCAAAAATTTCAGACTTCGGCATTGCCCGCATTGGCGATAACAGCAAACACACCCAGGTGGGCATGGTGATTGGCTCGCCCGGCTACATGAGCCCGGAGCAGGCCGCCGGTGAAAATGTCAGCCGGCTAAGCGATGTGTATTCACTGGGTGTCACCCTCTATGAAATGCTCTCGGGCAACCTGCCCTTCACCGGCGACACCACCCAGGTGTTGCTCAAGCACATCAGCCAAGCGCCGCCCAGCCTTAAAACACTGGAGCCCGCGCTGCCGGAGGCTGTAACCACACTGGTTGATAACATGCTGGCCAAGCAGCCCTCGGCGCGCCCGGCCAACCCGGCCCAAGCGCTGGCGGCACTGGATCTATAAGGCGTAAACACAATTATTTTTGCCGCCAAAAATATTTTCATTGCCCGCTAGACAAGCGCCTAATAAAGGCCTAACTTCAGCCACAGGTACACGCGGATACGGCAACGGCGCCGGCTCCCTGTACCCCCCCTACGTCTTCCGTTGATGGGCCAGGCCCTAGGAGTCGAACATGAGTAAAGAGTTAAAAAGCACTAAGAACGCCAAGAAAAAGCCATTGTTAACGCCCAAAGAGAAAAAGGCGGCAAAAGTGGCCAAGAAACAAGGTAAAAGCTTTTTAGAAATCTAACGCTCAACGCGCAGCCCACACCCTTGGGCTGCCAGCTTCACAGCCTTTAAACCATTTATCTAGCGATGGCCCCAGGTGGCGCAGACGATACTCAGTCATCGCGATAAATGGTTTCAATCAAATGAAAACCGAACTGGGTTTTCACCGGGCCATGCACCACCAGCACCGGCTTTTTAAACACCACCTGATCAAACGCCTTCACCATTTGCCCGGGCCTGAACTCACCCAGGTCGCCCCCATTTTTGCCCGAGGGGCAAGTTGAGTGTTTTTTAGCCAGTTGACCGAAATCGGCCCCTTGGGCAAGTTGCTGTTTCAGGCGCTCGGCTTCGGCTTTGGTCTTTACCAGGATGTGCCTGGCACAGGCTTTAGGCATTACAGCCCCCTATGTGTGAAATTCCGATGAATATTTAACCAAACAGGCGCAGATTAAGCGTTAATTCTTGCGCCACAATGGCCTATAATGCGCGCCATTTTACCCCATGCCTCAACGACAAAGCTAAGCGAGACTATGCGAATTATTCTGAAATTGCTCCGTGAAGGCCTAGGCCGCATCATCATTCTTGTCGACTACCTCACCCGCCCCACCCCGCTCAAGCGCTCTAAACCCGAGCAAACCAAGGTGAACGCCCAACTGGCACACATGGCGCTCTACCAGTTTTACGCCTGCCCGTTTTGCATAAAAACCCGCCGGGCCCTGCGCCGGCTGAACCTGCCCATGCAAACGCGCAATATCAACGAGGGCTCACCCTTTCGCGCCGAGCTTGAAAAGGCCACAGGGCGCGTAAAAGCCCCTTGCCTGCGCGTGCAAGAGGGCGAACAGGTGCGTTGGCTGTTTGAATCTAACGACATTATCGAATACCTCGAAAAACGCTTCGACCAGCGCCCACCCGCGGCCTGCATCAAGAGCGCCGCCTAAACGCGGCTCGCGAGCCCGCTGCTATACTGAAAGCTCCTGCCAGCTACCCCACGGGGCAGCCCGGCGCTACCGGGGCTTTCGTTGATGCGCACGCTGTTACTGCTTATCACCCTGCTGCCAACGCTGGCACTGGCTGCTCGCCCGACGGCCAACCCCAACCCCTATGCCACACCCTTGGCGCCGCTAGTACTTGTGTATGGCGGCCACGTGGTGGAACCCTATGTGTTTCTGCAAGAGGGCCAGGTGGTGGGCGGGGTTTACTATGATTTGGGCCAACTCATCAGCAGCGAGCTAAAACGGCCGGTCAGCTACCTGCGCGTGCCGCGCCGGCGCATGGAGCTCTTCCTCGCCCAGGGCAAGGGCCATGTAATGCCTCTGGCGCACCC
This genomic stretch from Simiduia sp. 21SJ11W-1 harbors:
- a CDS encoding peptidylprolyl isomerase, which gives rise to MPKACARHILVKTKAEAERLKQQLAQGADFGQLAKKHSTCPSGKNGGDLGEFRPGQMVKAFDQVVFKKPVLVVHGPVKTQFGFHLIETIYRDD
- a CDS encoding serine/threonine-protein kinase, whose product is MPAQPSYAKHAAITLARGFRLLPGALGNWPLCKAWLLKARAAQVAAVLVAAYLLFANGWLAGQLADWHYPPPKESLGKRIVQVFNPNVSHKHPRRDAQQRTYKQLGYLSLALPLLLLIGALPRTVRERETTVAPHTPADALARTQVRGPEAQATLAPEPLGTIGGRYRLDKLLASGGAGMVYQGFDLRLERAVAIKKLLGHLEQDAAMLARFKIEATSLAQLNHPNILQVYDLIEDRGNHWLIVEWMTGGTLAHKIHASGKLPLTQALGIARQIAEGLQQAHAKGIVHRDIKPENILFNPGGQAKISDFGIARIGDNSKHTQVGMVIGSPGYMSPEQAAGENVSRLSDVYSLGVTLYEMLSGNLPFTGDTTQVLLKHISQAPPSLKTLEPALPEAVTTLVDNMLAKQPSARPANPAQALAALDL
- a CDS encoding glutathione S-transferase N-terminal domain-containing protein, which encodes MRIILKLLREGLGRIIILVDYLTRPTPLKRSKPEQTKVNAQLAHMALYQFYACPFCIKTRRALRRLNLPMQTRNINEGSPFRAELEKATGRVKAPCLRVQEGEQVRWLFESNDIIEYLEKRFDQRPPAACIKSAA